In the Kitasatospora terrestris genome, one interval contains:
- a CDS encoding alpha/beta hydrolase — translation MDVYQPAGASEPVPAVLLWHGRGPDERDVLAPVARAAAELGVVVLVPDWRPDAPDGGRTHLRESADFARQDVARFGGDPRRIVLAGWSLGGKAAVGVALNPAAFRGWRPRAVAGIAGGYGSAAPTTGTVPLDDLRPGGIPVPPIPVWLVHGTADPVVDVERSRELRTALEDRGWPVSLDEVATDHAGVIMTEFVAEHGRCLPSTADHAAAAGSRTARLLARAAGITV, via the coding sequence ATGGACGTCTACCAACCCGCGGGCGCGTCGGAGCCGGTGCCCGCGGTGCTGCTCTGGCACGGCCGGGGCCCCGACGAACGGGACGTCCTCGCCCCGGTCGCCCGCGCCGCGGCGGAGCTGGGAGTCGTCGTCCTGGTGCCGGACTGGCGTCCCGACGCCCCGGACGGAGGGCGGACCCACCTTCGGGAGTCGGCCGACTTCGCACGGCAGGACGTGGCCCGTTTCGGCGGCGATCCCCGGCGGATCGTGCTCGCCGGTTGGTCGTTGGGCGGCAAGGCCGCGGTGGGTGTCGCCCTGAATCCCGCCGCGTTCCGCGGCTGGAGGCCGCGGGCCGTCGCGGGAATCGCCGGCGGGTACGGATCGGCGGCACCGACCACCGGCACCGTACCGCTCGACGACCTCCGTCCGGGCGGCATCCCGGTGCCGCCGATACCGGTGTGGCTGGTGCACGGCACTGCCGATCCGGTGGTGGACGTCGAGCGTTCACGCGAGTTGCGAACGGCCCTCGAGGACCGGGGCTGGCCGGTGTCCCTGGACGAGGTCGCGACCGATCACGCCGGCGTCATCATGACCGAGTTCGTCGCCGAGCACGGCCGCTGCCTGCCCAGCACCGCCGATCACGCCGCGGCGGCGGGGTCGCGGACCGCCCGCCTCCTCGCCCGTGCCGCCGGAATCACCGTGTGA
- a CDS encoding aldehyde dehydrogenase family protein — MTEPLATDPAAVVERLRATFRTGRTKPLAWRLDQLAALRAMLTEQSDAFLAALRADLGKGAAEAYRTEVAFTVNELDHTVKHLAGWLEPRPAAVPDAFRPAEARVVRDPLGTVLIIAPWNYPLQLALAPLVGALAAGNTAVVKPSELAPATSAAIARLLPRYLDPQAVAVVEGAVPETTALLEQRFDHIFYTGNGAVGRIVMAAAARHLTPVTLELGGKSPVVVDPGVDLAVTAQRIVRGKFLNAGQTCVAPDYVLAVGDTAAGLEAELAAAVRAAHGEDPAADPEYGRIVNERHFDRLTGLLGEGRVVIGGGHDRAARYLAPTVLADVPPSAPVMREEIFGPVLPIVTVPDLDAAIAFVNEREKPLALYAFTDSEDTKRRLTEETSSGALVFGLPVSHLAVPELPFGGVGESGMGRYHGEYSLDTFSHTKAVLDKPLG, encoded by the coding sequence ATGACCGAGCCCCTCGCCACCGACCCCGCCGCCGTGGTGGAGCGGCTGCGCGCCACCTTCCGCACCGGACGCACCAAGCCGCTCGCCTGGCGCCTCGACCAGCTGGCGGCCCTGCGCGCCATGCTCACCGAGCAGTCGGACGCGTTCCTCGCCGCCCTCCGCGCCGACCTGGGCAAGGGCGCCGCCGAGGCGTACCGCACCGAGGTGGCCTTCACCGTCAACGAGCTCGACCACACCGTGAAGCACCTGGCCGGGTGGCTGGAGCCGCGGCCGGCCGCCGTGCCGGACGCGTTCCGGCCGGCCGAGGCCCGGGTGGTCCGCGACCCGCTCGGCACGGTGCTGATCATCGCGCCGTGGAACTACCCGCTGCAGCTGGCCCTCGCGCCGCTGGTGGGCGCCCTCGCGGCCGGCAACACCGCCGTGGTCAAGCCCAGCGAGCTGGCCCCGGCGACCTCGGCGGCGATCGCCCGGCTGCTGCCCCGCTACCTCGACCCGCAGGCGGTCGCGGTCGTCGAGGGCGCCGTCCCGGAGACCACCGCGCTGCTGGAGCAGCGCTTCGACCACATCTTCTACACCGGCAACGGCGCGGTCGGGCGGATCGTGATGGCGGCGGCCGCCCGGCACCTGACCCCCGTCACCCTCGAACTCGGCGGCAAGAGCCCCGTGGTGGTCGACCCCGGCGTCGACCTCGCGGTGACCGCGCAGCGGATCGTCCGGGGCAAGTTCCTCAACGCCGGTCAGACCTGCGTCGCCCCCGACTATGTGCTGGCCGTCGGCGACACCGCCGCCGGGCTGGAGGCCGAGCTGGCGGCCGCCGTCCGCGCGGCGCACGGCGAGGACCCGGCCGCCGACCCGGAGTACGGGCGGATCGTCAACGAGCGCCACTTCGACCGGCTCACCGGGCTGCTCGGCGAGGGTCGGGTGGTCATCGGCGGCGGCCACGACCGGGCCGCCCGCTACCTCGCGCCCACCGTGCTCGCCGACGTCCCGCCCTCGGCCCCGGTGATGCGGGAGGAGATCTTCGGCCCGGTCCTGCCGATCGTCACCGTGCCGGACCTGGACGCGGCGATCGCCTTCGTCAACGAACGGGAGAAGCCGCTCGCGCTGTACGCCTTCACCGACTCCGAGGACACCAAGCGGCGCCTCACCGAGGAGACCTCTTCCGGCGCGCTGGTGTTCGGCCTGCCGGTGTCGCACCTGGCCGTCCCCGAGCTGCCGTTCGGCGGGGTCGGCGAGAGCGGCATGGGCCGCTACCACGGCGAGTACTCGCTCGACACGTTCAGCCACACCAAGGCCGTCCTCGACAAGCCGCTCGGCTGA
- a CDS encoding YdeI/OmpD-associated family protein — protein MESSETIAGVEVLPFADEQAFTEWLSGHHTRTEGVWLKLAKKGSGIPSLTSDQAVDVGLCFGWISGQRRGLDERYYLQKYVPRRPGSLWSQVNVEKVAVLTAEGRMREPGLAEVRRAQADGRWERAYESQRTATVPEDLAAALAADPDADRAFRALDRTGRYLAVLPLLRAPTDRARQARLERTVSRLADEGRTGS, from the coding sequence ATGGAGAGCAGCGAGACGATCGCCGGGGTCGAGGTCCTGCCGTTCGCGGACGAGCAGGCGTTCACGGAGTGGCTGAGCGGCCATCACACCCGCACCGAGGGGGTGTGGTTGAAGCTGGCGAAGAAGGGCAGCGGGATCCCGTCGCTGACCAGTGACCAGGCGGTCGACGTGGGGCTGTGCTTCGGCTGGATCTCCGGGCAGCGACGGGGGCTCGACGAGCGGTACTACCTGCAGAAGTACGTGCCGCGCCGGCCGGGCAGCCTGTGGTCGCAGGTCAATGTCGAGAAGGTGGCGGTGCTCACCGCGGAGGGCCGGATGCGCGAGCCGGGCCTGGCCGAGGTCCGCCGGGCGCAGGCGGACGGGCGCTGGGAGCGCGCGTACGAGTCGCAGCGCACCGCGACCGTGCCCGAGGACCTCGCCGCCGCGCTGGCGGCCGACCCGGACGCCGACCGCGCCTTCCGGGCGCTCGACCGCACCGGCCGCTACCTGGCGGTCCTGCCGCTGCTCCGGGCGCCGACGGACCGGGCCCGGCAGGCCCGCCTGGAACGCACGGTCTCCCGCCTCGCCGACGAGGGCCGCACCGGCTCGTAG
- a CDS encoding LysE family translocator gives MDALTSAVDAQAVLGIAAVATGMVLSPGPNMIYLVSRSITQGRRAGLLSLTGVAAGFLVYLAAVTAGITAVFALVPLLYTAVKLAGAAYLLRLAWQAVRPGGTAVFAPQQLPQDPPRRLVAMGFLTCLLNPKIAIMYVSLLPQFVRPERGHVAEQSLVLGLTQIAIAVTVNGLIAMSAGTVAGFLARRPAWLRVQRYAMGTVLAGIAVRIATDRAKAVAA, from the coding sequence ATGGACGCACTCACCTCCGCCGTCGACGCGCAGGCCGTACTCGGGATCGCCGCCGTGGCGACGGGCATGGTGCTCTCGCCCGGGCCCAACATGATCTACCTGGTCTCCCGCTCGATCACCCAGGGACGCCGGGCCGGGCTGCTCTCGCTGACCGGTGTCGCCGCCGGCTTCCTGGTCTACCTCGCCGCCGTCACCGCGGGCATCACCGCGGTCTTCGCGCTCGTCCCGCTCCTCTACACCGCGGTCAAGCTGGCCGGCGCGGCGTACCTGCTCCGGCTCGCCTGGCAGGCCGTCAGGCCCGGCGGCACCGCGGTCTTCGCCCCGCAGCAGCTTCCGCAGGACCCGCCGCGCCGCCTGGTCGCCATGGGCTTCCTGACCTGCCTGCTCAACCCGAAGATCGCCATCATGTACGTCTCCCTGCTGCCGCAGTTCGTCCGCCCGGAGCGCGGGCACGTCGCGGAGCAGAGCCTCGTCCTCGGGCTGACGCAGATCGCCATCGCCGTCACCGTGAACGGTCTGATCGCGATGAGTGCGGGCACCGTCGCCGGCTTCCTCGCCCGCCGCCCCGCCTGGCTCCGCGTCCAGCGCTACGCGATGGGCACCGTCCTCGCGGGCATCGCCGTCCGCATCGCCACCGACCGCGCCAAGGCCGTCGCCGCCTGA
- a CDS encoding GNAT family protein, whose protein sequence is MAPRPPSPAVLHGRHTRLEPLTTAHVPDLHLAGSRDDGLWQWLPVVAPHTLGEMHMLVEQRLAQQAAGGAVLFAIVPAATGRAAGWIAYTDVSVADERLDIGWHWAARSTWNTPVTTETHLLLLRHAFEQLAFGRVQWQIDHLDVRSQLALSGLGALREGPLRRHARRSDGTWRDTLVYALLANEWRNGWGAGLF, encoded by the coding sequence ATGGCACCACGGCCCCCCTCGCCGGCCGTCCTGCACGGCCGCCACACCCGGCTGGAACCCCTCACCACGGCGCACGTCCCGGACCTGCACCTCGCCGGAAGCCGCGACGACGGCCTCTGGCAGTGGCTCCCGGTCGTCGCGCCCCACACCCTCGGCGAGATGCACATGCTCGTTGAACAGCGCCTCGCCCAGCAGGCCGCCGGCGGGGCGGTGCTGTTCGCCATCGTCCCGGCCGCCACCGGCCGCGCCGCCGGCTGGATCGCCTACACCGACGTCTCGGTCGCCGACGAGCGCCTGGACATCGGCTGGCACTGGGCCGCCCGCTCCACCTGGAACACCCCGGTCACCACCGAGACCCACCTGCTGCTGCTCCGGCACGCCTTCGAGCAGCTGGCCTTCGGCCGGGTCCAGTGGCAGATCGACCACCTGGACGTCCGCTCCCAGCTCGCGCTGTCCGGCCTCGGCGCGCTGCGCGAGGGACCGCTGCGCCGCCACGCCCGCCGCTCCGACGGCACCTGGCGGGACACCCTGGTCTACGCGCTGCTGGCCAACGAGTGGCGCAACGGCTGGGGCGCCGGGCTGTTCTGA
- a CDS encoding DUF1272 domain-containing protein, which produces MALEMRDRCERCEVAELTETSPARICTYECTFCVPCSEAMQDVCPNCGGELVARPRRGAARVGAGESS; this is translated from the coding sequence ATGGCCCTGGAGATGCGCGACCGCTGCGAACGCTGCGAGGTCGCCGAACTGACCGAGACCTCGCCGGCCCGCATCTGCACGTACGAGTGCACCTTCTGCGTGCCCTGCAGCGAGGCCATGCAGGACGTCTGCCCCAACTGCGGCGGCGAGCTCGTCGCCCGCCCCCGCCGCGGGGCGGCCCGGGTCGGCGCGGGCGAAAGCAGTTGA
- a CDS encoding TetR family transcriptional regulator, with the protein MGRPPDPARRATTLARATDYVLAHGLAGLSLRPLAAALDTSPRMLLYDFGSKQELVAAVLAEARRRGASRMAECLPAEAATPEEHLRGIWAWISAPERAPFVRLFFEVHADGLVHPENYPDRAEAITGWFGTLGTALRGVTTGPDDTVTPTLVMAVVRGLLFDLANTGDRDRTDRALDRFCRLLRP; encoded by the coding sequence GTGGGGCGACCCCCTGACCCCGCGCGGCGCGCGACGACGCTGGCGCGGGCCACCGACTACGTCCTGGCGCACGGCCTCGCCGGGCTGAGCCTGCGCCCGCTCGCTGCCGCCCTCGACACCAGCCCGCGGATGCTCCTCTACGACTTCGGCAGCAAACAGGAACTGGTCGCCGCCGTCCTCGCCGAGGCCCGCCGCCGCGGCGCGAGCCGGATGGCCGAGTGCCTCCCGGCGGAGGCGGCCACCCCGGAGGAGCACCTGCGCGGGATCTGGGCCTGGATCAGCGCACCGGAGCGCGCCCCGTTCGTCCGGCTGTTCTTCGAGGTGCACGCCGACGGCCTCGTCCACCCCGAGAACTACCCGGACCGGGCCGAGGCGATCACCGGCTGGTTCGGCACCCTCGGCACCGCGCTGCGCGGCGTCACCACCGGCCCCGACGACACCGTCACGCCGACACTGGTCATGGCCGTCGTCCGGGGCCTGCTGTTCGACCTCGCCAACACCGGCGACCGCGACCGCACCGACCGGGCGCTGGACCGCTTCTGCAGGCTCCTGCGGCCGTGA
- a CDS encoding PLP-dependent aminotransferase family protein — protein MDDYRAIADEIAASIADGRLRPGEQLPTQRAFARGRRIAGSTAGRVYRELVRRGLVVGEVGRGTFVRAGGGEPGTPVALAEPAAAPVDLELNYPVVPEQSALLAAALGPMLRADALDAALRPVGAAGTAAAREAFAALAPGTGGAGSGPPWSATPDEILFAANGRQAVAAALSALVPPGRRLGVEALTYPVVKAVAQRLGITLVPLPTDEDGLLPDALATVHRATPLHALYLQPRIQNPLGATLPAERREALAAELRRLDLPVVEDAIWSFLRPGSPPLAALAPERTVLVDSLSKRLAPGLTTGFAVVPAAHRAAVGAAMRSGGSAPSGFALEAAVRWIADGTVGAVEAAKRADATERQLLARRSLAGQTLRADPCSYYLWWELPAAWRAETFVAAAARQGIAVTPGAAFAVDTRSTPSAVRVGLASPPLPLLTQALDTLARVARGTPEDLLD, from the coding sequence ATGGACGACTACCGCGCGATCGCGGACGAGATCGCCGCCTCCATCGCCGACGGACGCCTGCGCCCCGGCGAACAGCTCCCCACGCAGCGCGCCTTCGCCCGCGGCCGCCGCATCGCCGGATCGACCGCGGGCCGCGTCTACCGCGAACTGGTCCGGCGCGGCCTGGTGGTCGGCGAGGTCGGGCGCGGCACCTTCGTCCGGGCGGGCGGCGGCGAGCCCGGCACACCGGTGGCCCTCGCCGAACCGGCCGCCGCGCCCGTGGACCTGGAACTCAACTATCCGGTCGTCCCCGAGCAGTCCGCGCTGCTCGCCGCCGCGCTGGGGCCCATGCTGCGGGCCGACGCGCTCGACGCCGCCCTCCGTCCGGTCGGCGCCGCGGGCACGGCCGCCGCTCGGGAGGCGTTCGCAGCCCTCGCCCCGGGCACCGGCGGCGCGGGGTCCGGGCCGCCGTGGAGCGCGACCCCCGACGAGATCCTGTTCGCCGCCAACGGCCGCCAGGCCGTCGCCGCGGCCCTGTCCGCACTCGTCCCGCCCGGCCGGCGGCTGGGCGTCGAAGCGCTCACCTACCCCGTGGTCAAGGCGGTCGCGCAGCGCCTCGGCATCACGCTCGTCCCGCTGCCCACGGACGAGGACGGCCTGCTGCCGGATGCCCTCGCGACCGTCCACCGGGCCACGCCGCTCCACGCCCTCTACCTGCAGCCGCGGATCCAGAACCCGCTCGGCGCCACCCTGCCGGCCGAGCGGCGGGAAGCGCTGGCCGCCGAACTGCGCCGCCTCGACCTCCCGGTGGTCGAGGACGCGATCTGGTCCTTCCTGCGGCCGGGCTCCCCGCCGCTGGCGGCGCTCGCACCGGAACGGACCGTCCTCGTCGACAGCCTCTCCAAACGCCTCGCCCCCGGCCTCACCACCGGCTTCGCCGTCGTACCCGCCGCGCACCGGGCCGCCGTCGGGGCCGCCATGCGCTCCGGCGGATCGGCACCCAGCGGATTCGCCCTGGAAGCGGCCGTCCGCTGGATCGCCGACGGCACGGTCGGCGCGGTCGAGGCCGCCAAGCGCGCCGACGCCACGGAACGCCAACTGCTCGCGCGCCGCAGCCTGGCCGGCCAGACGCTGCGCGCCGACCCCTGCTCGTACTACCTCTGGTGGGAGCTGCCGGCGGCCTGGCGTGCCGAGACCTTCGTCGCCGCCGCCGCGCGCCAGGGCATCGCCGTCACCCCCGGCGCCGCCTTCGCCGTCGACACCCGCTCCACACCGTCCGCGGTCCGGGTCGGCCTCGCCTCGCCGCCGCTGCCCCTCCTGACGCAGGCGCTCGACACCCTCGCCCGGGTGGCCCGCGGCACGCCGGAGGACCTGCTCGACTGA
- a CDS encoding maleylpyruvate isomerase family mycothiol-dependent enzyme: protein MSTSALSPADHHAAVAAETARFVAAVKGADLTTQVPTCPEWTLGELVRHTGSAQRWFSALLRGRIQEPPRSRDVDLRLPDGRDGDDAWADWLAGSAAEAADAFAATAPDTPMWAWGADQHARFWARRMLFETLVHRVDAELALGIRPRVERALAVDGVDEFLVNLPYAGLFAPGVAGLRGEGETLRFRSTDGDGDWLVRLRPDGFGLVPDGFGLVPDGFGLVPDGEPAEADATVRGAAADLLLLVYGRLPFDADVLEVAGDRELLARWVAGSRF from the coding sequence ATGAGCACCTCCGCGCTCTCCCCCGCCGACCACCACGCCGCCGTCGCGGCCGAGACCGCCCGGTTCGTCGCCGCCGTCAAGGGCGCCGACCTGACGACGCAGGTCCCGACCTGCCCGGAGTGGACGCTGGGCGAGCTGGTCCGGCACACCGGCAGCGCGCAGCGGTGGTTCTCCGCCCTCCTGCGCGGCCGGATCCAGGAGCCGCCGCGCAGCCGGGACGTCGACCTGCGGCTGCCGGACGGGCGGGACGGCGACGACGCGTGGGCCGACTGGCTGGCCGGCAGCGCCGCCGAGGCGGCGGACGCGTTCGCGGCGACCGCCCCGGACACCCCGATGTGGGCGTGGGGCGCGGATCAGCACGCCCGCTTCTGGGCCCGCCGGATGCTGTTCGAGACCCTGGTGCACCGGGTCGACGCGGAGCTGGCCCTCGGGATCCGGCCGCGGGTCGAGCGGGCGCTCGCGGTCGACGGCGTGGACGAGTTCCTGGTGAACCTGCCGTACGCGGGCCTCTTCGCCCCCGGGGTGGCGGGGCTCCGGGGCGAGGGCGAGACGCTCCGCTTCCGCTCCACCGACGGGGACGGCGACTGGCTGGTGCGGCTGCGGCCGGACGGCTTCGGGCTGGTCCCGGACGGCTTCGGGCTGGTCCCGGACGGCTTCGGGCTGGTCCCGGACGGGGAGCCGGCCGAGGCGGACGCGACCGTCCGGGGCGCGGCGGCCGATCTGCTGCTGCTCGTCTACGGCCGGCTGCCGTTCGACGCGGACGTCCTCGAGGTCGCGGGCGACCGGGAGCTGCTGGCCCGCTGGGTCGCCGGCTCCAGGTTCTGA
- a CDS encoding patatin-like phospholipase family protein has translation MHAPERAPDRALVLGAGGLVGTAWTAGLARGLRDRGVDLAEADLFVGTSAGAIVAALLATGQDPARLAAPARPAGTAGTTGTAAAPPRVDGRRLGEVFAELGNAAADPDGARRRVGRIALAADTGPERAHVTRMHAMVGTDAWPDRPLLVPATDAETGEQVVLDRTSGAPLASAVAAGTAFPGIYPPITVDGRRYLDGALHSATNARLAAGARTLVVVDPQAHLFPRTLLDRELALAAAHTAVTVEPDPASLRAFGPDLNDRSAWEPAYHAGLHQAADAAERLRPAWRAP, from the coding sequence GTGCACGCACCCGAGAGGGCACCTGACCGGGCACTCGTCCTGGGCGCCGGAGGTCTCGTGGGCACGGCCTGGACCGCCGGGCTGGCCCGCGGACTGCGCGACCGGGGAGTGGATCTCGCCGAGGCCGACCTGTTCGTCGGCACCTCGGCCGGCGCGATCGTCGCCGCGCTGCTGGCCACCGGCCAGGACCCCGCCCGGCTCGCCGCCCCGGCACGCCCCGCCGGAACCGCTGGAACCACCGGAACCGCAGCCGCCCCTCCCCGGGTGGACGGGCGCCGACTGGGCGAGGTCTTCGCCGAACTCGGCAACGCCGCCGCCGACCCGGACGGCGCCCGGCGCCGGGTCGGCCGGATCGCCCTCGCCGCCGACACCGGCCCCGAGCGGGCCCACGTCACCCGGATGCACGCCATGGTCGGCACCGACGCCTGGCCGGACCGGCCGCTGCTCGTCCCGGCGACGGACGCCGAGACCGGCGAGCAGGTGGTCCTGGACCGCACGAGCGGCGCGCCGCTCGCCTCCGCCGTGGCAGCGGGCACGGCCTTCCCCGGCATCTACCCGCCGATCACCGTGGACGGCCGCCGCTACCTGGACGGCGCGCTGCACTCCGCCACCAACGCCCGCCTCGCGGCCGGAGCCCGCACGCTCGTCGTCGTCGACCCGCAGGCGCACCTGTTCCCCCGCACGCTGCTCGACCGGGAACTCGCCCTCGCCGCAGCGCACACCGCGGTGACCGTCGAGCCCGATCCGGCCTCCCTGCGCGCCTTCGGCCCCGACCTCAACGACCGGTCGGCCTGGGAACCCGCCTACCACGCGGGTCTCCACCAGGCCGCCGACGCCGCCGAGCGGCTCCGCCCCGCCTGGCGCGCGCCCTGA
- a CDS encoding lipase family protein — MRRNTSRLLAAAVTAALAATALASTAGTAAAAAAPSAAAASDPFYSYDGTTPLSSLAPGTVLKTRTLTYHVVGLPTPVKAIQLLYRTTDAQGRPSANVTTVVRSLTGDTTKAVSYQSFYDSLDPADSPSRAVAGDLSLGGLIPNAEALFVVPLLAQGYNVVIPDTEGQTADFAAGPEYGTNTLDSIRAATRSEATGMTADTAFGLMGYSGGAIATDWAAALAPSYAPDVNRTLVGFTEGGLLVAPAHNLKYVDGSLAWSGVIPMAVIGVSRSFGIDLKPYLSDYGLTVYRELEQGSIIDAIGHYPGLTWKKMAKPQYADPNSVPAFLAAVNRINLGSAPTPTVPGYIAQGNGGVLEGTFNNPAGIGTGDGVMVAGDVRALARQYCATGNPAIKYQQYDLLSHVGATVPWAPQALGWLNDRFAGRTAPSDCGRIPAGNSLAPEQPAPAS; from the coding sequence ATGCGCAGGAACACCTCCCGGCTGCTCGCCGCCGCCGTCACCGCCGCCCTGGCCGCGACGGCGCTCGCCTCCACCGCCGGAACCGCCGCCGCGGCAGCCGCCCCCTCGGCCGCCGCGGCGAGCGACCCGTTCTACTCGTACGACGGCACCACGCCGCTGTCCTCGCTCGCACCGGGCACCGTGCTCAAGACCCGGACCCTCACCTACCACGTGGTGGGCCTGCCCACCCCGGTGAAGGCGATCCAGCTGCTCTACCGCACCACGGACGCGCAGGGCCGCCCGTCCGCCAACGTCACCACCGTGGTGCGCAGCCTGACCGGCGACACCACCAAGGCGGTCTCGTACCAGTCGTTCTACGACTCCCTCGACCCGGCGGACAGCCCCTCCCGGGCCGTCGCCGGCGACCTCAGCCTCGGCGGGCTGATCCCCAATGCCGAGGCGCTGTTCGTCGTTCCGCTGCTGGCGCAGGGCTACAACGTGGTCATCCCCGACACCGAGGGGCAGACCGCCGACTTCGCCGCGGGCCCCGAGTACGGCACCAACACGCTGGACTCGATCCGCGCCGCGACCCGCTCCGAGGCCACCGGCATGACCGCCGACACCGCGTTCGGGCTGATGGGCTACTCCGGCGGCGCCATCGCCACCGACTGGGCGGCCGCCCTGGCGCCGTCCTACGCGCCCGACGTCAACCGCACGCTGGTCGGCTTCACCGAGGGCGGTCTGCTGGTCGCCCCCGCCCACAACCTCAAGTACGTCGACGGCTCGCTGGCCTGGAGCGGCGTCATCCCGATGGCGGTCATCGGCGTCTCCCGCTCCTTCGGCATCGACCTCAAGCCCTACCTCAGCGACTACGGCCTGACGGTCTACCGGGAGCTGGAGCAGGGGTCGATCATCGACGCCATCGGCCACTACCCCGGCCTGACCTGGAAGAAGATGGCCAAGCCGCAGTACGCCGACCCCAACTCGGTGCCCGCCTTCCTCGCCGCGGTGAACCGGATCAACCTCGGCTCGGCCCCCACCCCGACCGTCCCCGGCTACATCGCGCAGGGCAACGGAGGCGTCCTGGAGGGCACCTTCAACAACCCGGCCGGCATCGGCACCGGCGACGGCGTCATGGTCGCCGGCGACGTCCGGGCGCTCGCCCGGCAGTACTGCGCCACCGGCAACCCCGCCATCAAGTACCAGCAGTACGACCTGCTCAGCCACGTCGGAGCCACCGTCCCCTGGGCGCCCCAGGCCCTCGGCTGGCTGAACGACCGCTTCGCCGGCCGGACCGCCCCCAGCGACTGCGGCCGCATCCCCGCCGGCAACTCCCTCGCCCCCGAACAGCCCGCCCCCGCCTCCTGA